A window from Electrophorus electricus isolate fEleEle1 chromosome 7, fEleEle1.pri, whole genome shotgun sequence encodes these proteins:
- the LOC113587319 gene encoding armadillo repeat-containing protein 1-like, whose translation MSVEPDALAVVNQLRELAADPLNRRAIAEDQGCLPGLILFLDHSNPQVVYSALQALRYLAECRASREKMREEFGMLLSLQNVSEKTTTPGEMRMLASEVYELLKSMGADKGEEDRDMEREGETPTCRHKAQFFLGSSNKRAKTVVLHIDGLDDSEHRSLCEEALLKIRGVISFTFQMAVKRCIVRIRSDLTAETLGRAIASTKVLKVQQVVKGENGDEVLIPFQEEQEGEESLAVCMNLPEYLSEDDSPSVEKEKVLSRVGSASEGSGWLASAANFISRSFYW comes from the exons ATGAGCGTGGAACCAGATGCTTTAGCCGTGGTAAACCAGCTGAGGGAGCTGGCGGCAGACCCGCTGAACCGGCGGGCGATAGCGGAGGACCAGGGCTGTCTGCCTGGCCTCATTCTGTTCCTGGACCACTCCAACCCACAGGTGGTCTATTCCGCTCTGCAG gcTCTGCGGTATCTGGCTGAATGTCGTGCTAGCAGAGAGAAGATGAGGGAAGAGTTTGGGATGCTGCTAAGTCTACAGAATGTATCTGAGAA GACAACAACACCAGGGGAGATGCGGATGTTGGCGTCAGAGGTGTATGAGCTGTTGAAGAGCATGGGAGCAGATAAAGGAGAGGAAGATAGGGACatggagagggaaggagagactCCCACCTGCAGGCACAAAGCCCAGTTCTTCCTTGGCTCATCCAACAAGCGTGCTAAAACTGTTGTACTGCACATTGATGGCCTCGATGATTCG GAGCACAGGTCTCTCTGTGAGGAAGCTCTGCTGAAGATTCGAGGAGTAATCAGTTTCACTTTCCAGATGGCAGTGAAGAGATGCATTGTCAGGATCAGGTCTGACCTTACTGCTGAG ACTCTGGGCAGGGCAATTGCCTCCACGAAGGTGCTTAAGGTTCAGCAGGTGGTGAAAGGGGAGAATGGTGATGAG gttCTGATTCCATTTCAAGAGGAACAGGAAGGCGAAGAGAGTTTGGCAGTTTGTATGAACCTGCCAGAGTACCTGTCGGAAGATGACAGTCCAAGTGTTGAGAAGGAGAAAGTTCTGAGCCGGGTTGGGTCTGCCAGTGAAGGCAGTGGCTGGCTTGCCTCTGCAGCTAACTTTATTTCCAGATCATTCTACTGGTGA
- the LOC113587322 gene encoding high affinity cAMP-specific 3',5'-cyclic phosphodiesterase 7A-like isoform X3 has protein sequence MFCMLPAAGAAAGPAGTETRPRPARCNLPHLQPSPVWWTGPSPALKDVRLRSQTGYTLERQVSAEKSEKKVRHESTQRRQHAHFCTDFRPLLWCFGVVCAARRGTVRSEAAQLGRSVRSFQSNLHSPHYSKHHTQATHHMLDQKYIGQAKCMLQKVGSWNFDIFLFERLSNGNSLVDLTFHLFSEYGLIKLFRLDLLKLRRFLVIVQEAYHSENPYHNALHAADVTQAMYCYLQEPQLSESLTSCDILLGLLAAATHDLDHPGVNQTFLINTNHYLASLYQNTSVLENHHWKSAVSLLRESGLLSHFPSEDRQCLETRLGSLILATDISRQNEYLSEFRTRLDRAELHMNNSQDRHFILQMALKCADICNPCRPWHLCKLWSHKVTEEFFNQGDIERRLNLDVSILCDRNSNSVAKIQIGFISFVVEPLFVEWARFSDTPLSHVMLGHMTSNKFNWTHLPQKDLRGTTQSTFS, from the exons ATGTTCGACTGAGATCTCAAACAGGTTATACGCTCGAGCGACAGGTgagtgcagagaagagcgagaagAAAGTCAGACATGAAAGTACACAGAGACGACAACACGCACACTTCTGCACAGACTTCAGGCCTCTTTTGT GGTGTTTTGGTGTTGTTTGTGCAGCGCGGAGGGGCACTGTGAGATCAGAAGCAGCTCAACTGGGCAGAAGTGTTCGGAGCTTCCAGAGCAACTTGCACTCACCACATTACAGCAAACATCACACCCAGGCCACACATCACATGCTAGACCAGAAGTACATTGGCCAAGCTAAG TGTATGCTGCAGAAGGTCGGAAGCTGGAACTTTGATATTTTCCTGTTTGAACGGCTTTCAAATG GAAATAGTTTGGTGGACTTGACATTTCATCTCTTCAGTGAATACGGTCTGATTAAACTCTTCCGTCTGGACCTTCTCAAACTACGACGTTTCTTAG TGATAGTTCAAGAAGCCTACCATAGTGAAAACCCATATCACAATGCTCTCCACGCTGCTGATGTCACACAGGCCATGTACTGCTACCTACAGGAGccacag CTCTCTGAGTCTCTGACATCCTGTGATATCCTGTTGGGTTTGCTGGCAGCTGCAACTCATGATTTGGATCACCCAGGTGTCAATCAAACTTTCCTTATCAATACCAACCATTACCTGGCCTCACTTTACCAA AACACATCTGTACTGGAGAATCACCACTGGAAATCTGCTGTCAGCCTGCTTAGAGAATCAGGTCTTCTGTCCCATTTCCCATCTGAAGacag gcagtgcTTGGAGACAAGGTTGGGTTCTCTGATACTGGCAACTGATATCAGCAGACAGAACGAATATCTTAGTGAGTTCAGAACTCGCCTGGACCGAGCAGAGCTGCACATGAACAACAGCCAGGACAGACACTTCATACTTCAG ATGGCACTGAAATGTGCCGATATCTGTAACCCATGCAGACCCTGGCACCTCTGCAAACTCTGGAGCCACAAAGTTACTGAGGAGTTCTTTAATCAAG gtgATATTGAAAGAAGGCTGAATTTGGACGTGAGCATTTTGTGTGACAGAAACTCCAACAGTGTGGCAAAAATACAAATCG GGTTCATATCTTTTGTGGTGGAGCCGTTGTTTGTGGAATGGGCTCGATTCTCAGACACACCTCTTTCCCATGTTATGCTGGGTCACATGACTTCTAATAAGTTCAACTGGACTCACCTACCACAGAAGGATCTGAGAGGAACCACCCAGAGCACATTCTCTTAA